One window of the Campylobacter showae CSUNSWCD genome contains the following:
- the atpC gene encoding ATP synthase F1 subunit epsilon, with translation MNKLHLEIVTPEGLVFSNDIKSVVLPGSEGEFGVLPGHASLISLLKAGVIDIESEDKSHDAVAINWGYAEINEGKATILADGAVHVSGNSESEIANSLQKAKDLIASMSSENNAMAAAVAKLDSMARTR, from the coding sequence ATGAATAAATTACATTTAGAAATCGTTACGCCTGAGGGTTTAGTGTTTTCAAACGATATCAAAAGCGTAGTTTTGCCTGGTAGCGAGGGCGAGTTCGGGGTTTTACCCGGGCACGCTTCGCTTATCTCGCTTTTGAAAGCCGGCGTTATAGACATCGAGAGCGAAGATAAAAGTCATGATGCCGTTGCGATAAACTGGGGATATGCCGAGATAAACGAGGGTAAGGCAACCATCCTTGCCGATGGCGCCGTTCACGTGTCGGGAAATTCCGAGAGCGAGATAGCAAATTCATTGCAAAAGGCTAAGGATTTGATCGCTAGCATGAGTAGCGAGAACAACGCTATGGCTGCTGCCGTAGCAAAACTAGATAGTATGGCTCGGACAAGATAG
- the atpD gene encoding F0F1 ATP synthase subunit beta has product MKGIISQVMGPVVDVDFTDYLPKINEAVEVNFEVEGKQNRLVLEVAAHLGDNRVRTIAMDMSEGLTRGLEATALGAPISVPVGEKVLGRIFNVVGDLIDEGEGVEFDKKWSIHRDPPPFEEQSTKSEIFETGIKVVDLLAPYAKGGKVGLFGGAGVGKTVIIMELIHNVAFKHSGYSVFAGVGERTREGNDLYHEMKESNVLDKVALCYGQMNEPPGARNRIALTGLTMAEYFRDEMGLDVLMFIDNIFRFSQSGAEMSALLGRIPSAVGYQPTLASEMGKFQERITSTKKGSITSVQAVYVPADDLTDPAPATVFAHLDATTVLNRAIAEKGIYPAVDPLDSTSRMLDPQILGGEHYKVARGVQAVLQKYKDLQDIIAILGMDELSEEDKVTVDRARKIERFLSQPFFVAEVFTGSPGKYVSLEENIAGFKGILEGKYDDLPENAFYMVGNIDEAIAKAEKLKA; this is encoded by the coding sequence ATGAAAGGTATCATTTCTCAGGTAATGGGTCCGGTAGTCGATGTCGATTTCACGGATTATTTACCCAAGATCAACGAAGCCGTCGAAGTAAATTTCGAGGTTGAGGGCAAGCAAAATAGACTTGTACTAGAGGTTGCCGCACATCTTGGCGATAACCGCGTAAGAACGATCGCCATGGATATGAGTGAAGGTTTAACTAGAGGCCTTGAGGCTACGGCTCTTGGCGCGCCTATTAGCGTTCCGGTTGGCGAAAAAGTTTTGGGCAGAATTTTCAACGTCGTCGGCGATCTAATCGACGAGGGCGAAGGCGTAGAATTTGACAAAAAATGGTCTATTCACCGCGATCCTCCACCGTTTGAAGAGCAAAGCACAAAGAGTGAAATTTTTGAAACAGGCATAAAGGTAGTTGACCTTTTGGCTCCTTACGCAAAGGGTGGTAAGGTCGGACTATTCGGCGGTGCCGGCGTTGGCAAAACGGTTATTATCATGGAGCTTATCCACAACGTTGCATTTAAACACAGCGGCTACTCTGTATTTGCGGGTGTTGGCGAGAGAACTCGTGAAGGAAACGATCTTTATCACGAGATGAAAGAGAGTAACGTTTTGGACAAAGTCGCCTTGTGCTACGGCCAGATGAACGAGCCACCAGGGGCAAGAAATCGTATTGCTCTAACAGGTCTAACGATGGCTGAGTATTTCCGTGACGAGATGGGACTTGACGTTTTGATGTTTATCGACAATATCTTCCGTTTCTCTCAGTCGGGTGCAGAGATGTCGGCACTTCTTGGACGTATCCCGTCTGCCGTTGGTTATCAGCCGACTTTGGCGAGCGAAATGGGTAAATTTCAAGAGAGAATTACATCGACTAAGAAGGGTTCGATTACATCGGTTCAGGCTGTTTACGTTCCTGCGGACGACCTTACTGACCCGGCTCCTGCGACCGTTTTTGCGCACCTTGACGCAACTACCGTTCTAAACAGAGCTATTGCAGAAAAGGGAATTTATCCTGCGGTTGACCCGCTTGATTCGACATCAAGAATGCTTGATCCTCAAATTTTGGGTGGCGAGCACTATAAAGTAGCTCGCGGCGTACAGGCGGTTTTACAAAAATATAAAGACCTTCAAGACATCATCGCGATCCTTGGTATGGACGAGCTTAGTGAGGAAGATAAAGTCACAGTTGACCGCGCTAGAAAGATCGAGAGATTTTTATCTCAGCCATTCTTCGTTGCCGAGGTGTTTACGGGAAGCCCTGGTAAATATGTAAGTCTTGAAGAGAATATCGCTGGCTTTAAGGGAATTTTGGAAGGCAAATATGATGATTTGCCGGAAAACGCATTTTATATGGTAGGAAACATCGACGAGGCGATAGCAAAAGCTGAAAAACTTAAAGCCTAA
- the atpG gene encoding ATP synthase F1 subunit gamma, whose translation MSNLKDIKRKIKSVQNTQKTTRAMKLVSTAKLRKAEEAARHSRVYALKINEVLSEIAYKINQYRSVNAESKFFDVKENIEKVDIIFVTADKGLCGGFNIQTIKTVRNMINEFKAKKVKIRLRAVGKKGIEFFSFQGINLLEKYVGVSSSPTYEKAQNIIKDAIDDFISGATDKVILVHNGYNNMISQQIRINDIVPVEPPKLVEVETNSLMEFEPSDDGKILNELLTKYFEYSMYYALVDSLAAEHSARMQAMDNATNNAKERVAQLKLSYNKARQESITTELIEIISGVESMK comes from the coding sequence ATGTCAAATTTAAAAGATATAAAACGAAAGATCAAGAGCGTCCAAAACACCCAAAAGACAACGCGCGCGATGAAGCTGGTGTCTACAGCCAAACTTCGCAAGGCTGAAGAGGCAGCTCGTCACTCTAGGGTTTATGCGCTCAAGATCAACGAAGTTTTATCTGAAATTGCCTATAAAATCAACCAATATCGCTCCGTAAACGCCGAGAGTAAATTTTTCGACGTTAAGGAGAATATCGAGAAGGTTGATATTATATTCGTCACCGCAGACAAGGGTCTTTGCGGCGGTTTTAATATTCAGACTATTAAAACCGTTAGAAATATGATTAACGAATTTAAGGCGAAAAAAGTAAAGATAAGACTCCGCGCGGTAGGTAAAAAAGGTATAGAATTTTTTAGCTTCCAGGGTATAAATTTGCTTGAAAAATACGTCGGCGTGAGCTCGTCTCCGACCTATGAGAAAGCTCAAAATATCATAAAAGACGCGATAGACGACTTCATAAGCGGTGCGACGGATAAGGTTATTTTGGTACATAACGGCTACAATAATATGATCTCTCAACAAATTCGTATAAACGATATCGTGCCGGTCGAGCCGCCGAAACTCGTCGAAGTCGAGACGAATTCTTTGATGGAATTTGAGCCGAGCGACGACGGTAAAATTTTAAACGAACTACTTACGAAGTATTTCGAGTATAGTATGTATTACGCTTTAGTTGATAGCCTTGCGGCAGAGCACAGCGCTAGAATGCAGGCGATGGATAATGCGACTAATAACGCTAAAGAGCGCGTCGCGCAGCTAAAACTATCGTATAACAAGGCTCGCCAAGAGTCTATCACCACTGAGCTTATCGAGATCATCAGTGGCGTCGAATCAATGAAATAA